A window of the Henckelia pumila isolate YLH828 chromosome 3, ASM3356847v2, whole genome shotgun sequence genome harbors these coding sequences:
- the LOC140889551 gene encoding uncharacterized protein translates to MESGPSIFNAKGKGNKTEKTRRTWSVREEEALIEALKTAVHRGFRSENGFRCGYLSFLETELAKAFPGSNIRANPHIVSKIHVWKKTHGSLMSMLSRSGIGWNDTDKVIEASNEAWEEFVKSDNNARLMRNKSWPFFNDWCEIFGNNRAAGSYVEPFAAAVQDVLNINTDVSTDVEYVATDFFNVTEGAGESISVSQSPLSNATSNRKGDSKKRKKNVESDDGIVNAINNLADITKSTMSDLVKQLGTDEKIAALLDNAFDALGHMTEINMDDKVFVAELMVDNPSKLGLFLRLPHEGLNETIGFMYFVTQYFFAINIVGIYGFSFFSFCYVP, encoded by the exons ATGGAATCTGGTCCAAGCATTTTCAATGCAAAGGGAAAAGGAAATAAAACTGAAAAAACACGTCGTACCTGGAGCGTGAGAGAGGAAGAAGCCCTTATCGAAGCTCTAAAAACAGCAGTCCATCGAGGGTTTAGGAGCGAAAATGGTTTTCGTTGTGGATACTTGTCTTTCTTGGAAACTGAGCTCGCAAAAGCGTTTCCAGGTTCAAATATCCGTGCTAATCCTCACATTGTTTCTAAAATTCATGTGTGGAAGAAAACACATGGCTCGTTGATGTCAATGTTAAGTCGAAGTGGTATAGGTTGGAATGACACCGACAAAGTTATTGAAGCTTCGAACGAGGCTTGGGAAGAGTTTGTGAAG TCAGATAATAATGCACGCCTCATGAGAAATAAGTCCTGGCCATTTTTCAATGATTGGTGCGAGATATTTGGTAACAATAGGGCAGCAGGGAGCTATGTTGAGCCATTTGCGGCTGCTGTACAAGATGTTCTGAACATCAACACTGATGTAAGTACTGATGTCGAATATGTGGCAACTGATTTTTTCAATGTGACAGAGGGTGCCGGTGAATCAATATCAGTGTCACAAAGTCCTTTGTCTAATGCAACTAGCAATCGAAAGGGAGACTCAAAGAAACGCAAGAAAAATGTTGAAAGTGATGATGGTATTGTCAATGCTATCAACAATTTAGCAGACATTACTAAGTCAACTATGTCGGATCTCGTAAAGCAACTTGGTACTGACGAGAAGATAGCTGCCCTTCTGGATAATGCATTTGACGCATTAGGACATATGACAGAGATCAACATGGATGATAAAGTATTTGTAGCGGAGTTGATGGTGGACAATCCAAGCAAGTTAGGACTGTTCTTGCGTTTGCCCCATGAGG GATTGAACGAAACTATTGGTTTTATGTATTTTGTAACACAATATTTCTTTGCTATCAACATTGTTGGAATTTATGGTTTCTCATTCTTCTCCTTCTGTTATGTTCCTTAG
- the LOC140889552 gene encoding uncharacterized protein — MNRNAFARLCYLLTNVGGLVESRYVKVEEKVAMFLSILAHHKKNRVTGHDYMRSGHTVSNHFHEVLASILKLHPILLVKPIPITEDSSNDTWKWFKGCLGALDGTYVSVHVPKNEQPKFRTRKGTIAINVLGVCDHNMNFIYALCGWEGSAADARVLRCYYLCDNGYANVEGFLTPYRRVRYHIHAWANSSIGPQNYKECFNAKHCRARNVIERAFGLLKKRWAVLRSPTFYPLKIQNRMIMACILLHNFIRTQMPNDPVEEVEDTTCSPTHGPSDDFIDNLTSSQAWDTWRDNLANSMYQREA; from the exons ATGAATCGGAATGCCTTTGCACGATTGTGTTACTTACTAACTAATGTCGGAGGGCTGGTCGAATCTAGATATGTGAAGGTAGAGGAGAAGGTTGCTATGTTCTTATCCATTCTAGCACATCATAAAAAAAACAGGGTTACCGGACATGATTACATGCGTAGTGGTCATACAGTTAGCAATCATTTTCACGAAGTGTTGGCCTCCATATTGAAACTACACCCTATACTTCTGGTCAAGCCTATTCCTATTACCGAAGACTCTTCAAATGACACTTGGAAATGGTTCAAG GGTTGTCTCGGAGCATTGGATGGTACATATGTAAGTGTGCATGTTCCAAAAAATGAGCAGCCCAAATTTAGAACAAGAAAGGGTACTATTGCCATAAACGTACTGGGTGTTTGTGATCATAATATGAACTTCATTTACGCGCTTTGTGGTTGGGAGGGATCAGCAGCAGATGCAAGGGTGCTCC GGTGCTATTATTTATGTGACAATGGATATGCTAACGTGGAAGGGTTCTTGACACCATATAGGAGAGTACGCTATCACATACATGCTTGGGCCAATTCATCTATTGGGCCTCAAAATTACAAGGAGTGTTTCAATGCCAAACACTGTCGTGCACGTAATGTCATAGAACGGGCATTCGGGTTGCTTAAAAAGAGATGGGCTGTGCTTCGATCACCTACATTTTATCCTTTGAAAATTCAGAATAGGATGATAATGGCTTGTATTTTATTGCATAACTTTATCCGAACTCAAATGCCCAATGATCCTGTTGAAGAAGTGGAAGATACAACATGTAGTCCTACACATGGCCCAAGTGAtgattttatagataatttgACATCTTCTCAAGCTTGGGACACTTGGAGAGACAATTTAGCAAATTCGATGTATCAAAGGGAGGCATGA
- the LOC140892371 gene encoding cis-prenyltransferase 4, chloroplastic-like gives MAAFQIHHQSFPHAPLHELLPPTTRRPSFSFVSKAATATGAPRNGVSINGLPPVHYTEEDPIPLPPGLREESMPSHVAVIMDGNRRWARMRGLPSGSGYEAGARALRRLVELCCKWGIRVLTVFAFSSDNWVRPKMETNFLMGLLERGLRNELQHLIREKVRISLVGDCTKLPKPLQALLSEAAETTKNNSQLHLILAVNYSGQNDLVQACQNIAQKVKDGLIEPEDIDKFLLESELETNCTDFPNPDLLIRTSGELRISNFLLWQLAYTELYFANSLWPDFGEDEFVKALLSFQQRQRRYGGRSS, from the exons GGCAGCTTTCCAAATCCATCATCAGAGCTTCCCTCACGCGCCGCTCCATGAACTCCTCCCTCCGACCACGCGCCGTCCTTCTTTTTCCTTCGTTTCGAAAGCTGCCACGGCGACCGGAGCGCCGCGAAATGGCGTATCAATCAATGGCTTGCCGCCTGTTCATTATACGGAGGAAGACCCGATTCCGCTTCCTCCGGGGCTCCGGGAGGAGTCAATGCCAAGCCATGTGGCGGTGATTATGGACGGGAACCGGAGGTGGGCCCGGATGAGGGGTTTGCCATCCGGGTCGGGTTACGAGGCCGGGGCTCGGGCTTTACGGAGACTCGTGGAATTGTGCTGCAAGTGGGGGATCAGGGTTCTTACGGTCTTTGCTTTCTCATCGGACAATTGGGTTCGTCCCAAA ATGGAGACAAATTTCTTGATGGGGTTGTTGGAGAGAGGATTGAGAAATGAACTCCAACATTTGATAAG AGAGAAGGTTCGCATTTCTCTTGTTGGAGACTGCACTAAACTTCCCAAACCACTTCAGGCCTTGCTAAGTGAAGCGGCTGAAACTACGAAGAACAACTCTCAGCTTCACCTCATTCTTGCAGTTAATTACAGTGGCCAAAACGATCTCGTGCAAGCTTGCCAAAATATCGCACAGAAAGTGAAAGACGGTCTCATTGAACCAGAAGACATCGATAAGTTTTTACTCGAAAGTGAACTGGAAACAAACTGTACTGACTTTCCGAACCCTGATCTGCTAATACGGACGAGTGGTGAGCTTAGGATCAGTAATTTCTTGTTGTGGCAACTGGCTTACACGGAACTGTATTTTGCAAATTCGCTCTGGCCTGATTTTGGAGAAGATGAATTTGTGAAGGCTTTGCTCTCCTTTCAGCAAAGGCAGAGACGATACGGTGGAAGAAGTTCTTGA